CATGAAGTACTTGTGTCAGGCTTCAAAGATGTGCCCTAACCGAAAAACCCCTCATCCGAGGTCGTCAGTCAAGTCTGACAATGTCTTTTTTAGCAGTAGCCCAAGCATCGCCTTCAAATAGTACCGACCGTTCACTTATAGCGATATTCAGCAGCATACCCGACTTTATCAAATTGTCCTTTTCTACCCATTCACCAATTCAACGACGACTTCACCCCATTTCAAAATTTCACCATCCATTCAAGTTCTCCCATTTTTACTATTGCGAATTGATTCGAGTTTTTCGACAAATTAATACAATTCGACAAAATAAATAAGCTATATTTCTCATAGTTTATAAAATACAAAAATGGTATTATTTAGTTGTCAATAGAAATTCAAAGTTTTTAATTTCTATTGACAAAATAAAAATACGGAGGTTTCATAATGAAAAAGTTGTTTCAATTACTTCTCGTTTTAACACTTGTTTTATCGATTGGAAATGCTGCATATGCAGAATCGTCAAATGAAACTAGCAAGGACGTACTCGCTGTTCAAGCTGTAAGAGACCCCGAGCCAAATATTATTAGTCCTTTTGCCAGCGGAGAAACGATTGAAACTAGTGCACTTGGTGCAAAGTACGTCGATTCAAAAGCATTTATTAGATTCTTATCATCAAGTTGGTCTAAAGCAGATAAATATAACTGGACAGAGTCGCAATCCTATTCACTTTCTTTCACTACTTCTGTAGCAACTGATGTAGCAAAAGCGATTAAAGCCAATTTCGGACTTGCTGGTAGTTATACATCGACGTACTCTGTTGGGACGAGCATCCCTGCAGATCAAACTAAATTTAGTAAACTAAGCTATAATATGGATCTAAATAAACAATACGTAAAATATAGAAAAAAATTAGTTACCTGTAATGTTGCGTCTTGCTGGGAAAGTTATACTACGTGGACCGAAACTACCTACATTGAACCTACAGCTAATTCTTATCTTATTGTGAATTATCAGTAACCATTTTAAAATACATTCACCACCTCTCATGAGGGGTGGTGAATGTAAAGAATAATGAAATGGAGTTGTACTAATTGTATGCGAAAAAAAAGTTTATTACTTTTGATATTGTTAGTTACTTTATTTGTAGTGTCATGTTCTTCGAAAAAACAATACGAAGAACCACATTTTATACACTACAATACTTCTTTCTATGCAGAAAAGGAATCCGATTACACTCTCGTCCTTAACTATTTAATTAATAAAAATTCGAATGATTACCTGGTCCCTTCAGAAGTTGAATCCATTCGTTTTAAAGACGCAAAAAATGTAGAAATCAAAAAATTCAACTTTTTTGACAGTGAATCTTCAAAGGTATATAAGGTTAAAAATATTGAACTGAATTTGCATTTCACTAACCTAGGCAAAGAAAATTTAACTGAGCTAGAAATTACTTTTAAGGACAAATCAAGTAAAAGCTATAAAATTGGAAATTGGTTTTTTAATGTTGAAAGTAAAGATTCATTAGACAAATCGCCAATTGAAATGGGAGAAGATTACGCAATTGTCTCTGCTGTTTTCGATGGCTATTTAATTAATCTGAAAAATATGTCTGGGGGAAATGCCACAATAAACGATCTACTTATTAATCTAAAAGAAGTACAAATAGATAAGCCATCAGCATTGGAATTTGATTCATCTGGTAATGTTAAAATTAAGATTCCTGCTACTATCGGTGATCGTTCATACAAATTCTACATTATCCGACCTAAAGTAATGTATACATACAAAGGGCAAAAACATAGTTATTTTCCTTATGCTTCTCTATACGGAGTTATAAATGTTACAGATGCTGACTTTGAAAATGAATATAAGAAAACTAAAACAAGGACTCTACAGTAGGAGAACTCATTAATTTCATTAATGTAATTATCAGCAGGTATTGGGCGAACAAGAACTAATGTTCATTATTTATACATTAGGTACATGGTGTTTCGAGATAAACAAAGATAACAAGAGCAGAATTATGAGGATCCAAAACATGGCCATTTGGTCCAAATGAAAATCCTGCAGCCCTTTAGATGACAATACAACAATATCATTTGGATTAACCTTGCTCAGGAGGACAGTACCTCTTGGATCGTAGATGACCTCTGACTTAGGGTTGTTAATGTCGGAGACTGCTTGAGCTGCAAATGTTTCAAGCGCTGAAGTAACAACCTTTCCTCCGCTTATGATCCTATCAACAATTTGTTTTGACTTGTCCAAGTCGGCAATACTGTCGTTGTAGTCTCGAAGGAAATAGTTGGTCAGCGTAAAAGATGGATGCTTATCTGGATTAAAGAGTGGTTCACGCAACTCCATCACCCGAGCTGAGATATCATTTATCTGCGTCAAACATCCGAATTGTATCGCCAAGCTCGACGATGGGCTCCGTTGGGTCAATCCGGTGCAGATCAGCCGAGTTTAAGTCCACATCGATTGCTGGTACTCCCTGTTCCCTAAGTGCAGCTCGCGTTGCCTTAAGAAGCTCTAATGGGTACTCTATATCCTGGTTAATGATCTCTCAGTAAAAATAGGTGTTGGTTGTATTTGACCAATAGCCTGCATAGGGAGATATTAAATAGTTAACCCTGATTATCCCGCCAATGATTGCATTCGGCACGATGCTCAGAAGCGCTAATTCCCAGTTAATTGCCGCTAGGCGCTCCCGGATGTCGTTGATACTTAGTTATCCGATTCCATCCCATGTGAACGAAGCGAGTATATCTATTGAAAAAGTTCGGTTAAATAGAAAACGATTGAATGCACCACGGTTAAACATGGAGCAGCTCCTTTCCAAAATAAAAAGCCCCGTATTTACGGGGCTGGTTGTTGAGCGCAATCGTCCAGAATTTCATTAATTATGGTATAAAAATTTGCAGGAGCCCTACACCTTTAATGTTATAGCTTGTTTTCGAGCATTCATTTTCAAAGTAACCAAACGGTCGATAATATATTGGATTGCCAACGGTACGAACAGTCCACATAAGGCAACAATGACCCATGTGTTGCTTACTATAACGCTGCTTACTTGCATTTTGCTATAAATGTTTGCTTCAATATAGGAAGTAATCATCCTTCCATAGTATAGTCCCAAATACTGAGTAGCCATTATTATGATTGTTTTTTTACCGCAATAATTCAAAAAGTTCAAGCTCCCATATTTTCTGCAAATAAACTTACTAATAAAGATTATCAAATATATCCCCATAAGAGCATTCATATAAAAAAATACAGGATTAATATACACATCCGTACTCATATCAACTCTTTTGACCATATTAAAAAGTAAAACAACTGCGCAAAAGATTGCGATTCCAATATTACTTTTAATCTTATCCTCAAAGCGCTTAAACAGATAGCCACAATAAAATAAAACAATTGCCACCATCGATGTTCTCAAACTCCAACTTAAAACGATATTATGCTTAATTAATATAAAGCCGGCAGCAGATATTGCTACTACCATAATGAGTTTGCATACTTCCGAATATCTTCCTGCTTTATTTGCTACCATATTAATCATTAGAAACATCATACTCGAAAAGAAAAGGCTAGGGAAAAACCAAAATGTAAATGTCATGATTTGCGTATGGTTGAAACTTAAAATCTGCTGCGCTATCGCAATGAATTCCTGTATGGAATAATTATTTGTCATTTGCGACGTGTATATGCCCCAGTTCAAAAATGCGTTGTGAAGAACGAGAGAAATAAGCTCGAATGTTATAAATGGGACATATAACCCTGTCACCTTTTTCTTAAAGAACTCCCAGGGCGAAAGAGTATTTTTGTCCTTATAGAAATATCCTGAAACAAAAAAGAATAACGGCATATGAAAAAGGTAGATAAAATTCAACAAATTAATATTCGTTGTTGAATGGCCAATGACAACGGCAATAATTCCTATACCTTTAGCGACATTCATGTATCGAACTTCCATGTACATCATCCATTTCTAGCAGAGTAATAATCAAACATCGTCCTAATGCTCATGAATTATAATACCAAAACCATTTATTAGAGAGTTTCCGTCTAATTTGTTTTAATTTTTTCGATTTGAATTCCTAATGTTCTATCATCATTATTAATGCCCATTTGTTTTGGAATGAAAGATTTGTCCAAAACAAATTGTAAATTAACCGTTTCTCCTGGTTGTGATTCTATTTCGAATTGTAAAGTAGAAACCCCTTCGTTAGTAATTTTGATTTCTTTTATCAAATGGTTGTTATTCAGTATTGATAATTTATTAGGTACGTTGACATTTGGTACAGTAATTTTAAATGATTGGGAAGTTGTATCAAATAAAAAGCTACATTCTGCTTTTTTACCAATCCAGCCGTCTTCAAATCTCCCTTCCCATAAAACACCTTCGCCCGTTATTTTGTATAGCTGGTAACCAAAATACGTTAATCCGTATTTTGGTTTACCATGCATATCCATGTAAAATAGAGATTTATTTATTTGATCTGACGCCGATAGTTGTAAATCCCACCCCGTATTCAACAAAATCGATTTCGTGTTATTAAAAGGTGCAACTCCGCGAATATTCCAATATGCTGGCTTGTTTCCTGTTATCACAAGAACGAAATCACCAATTTGCGGCCTTTTATTTCTGTCTGATATATTTTTCACTTGATAAAGTGATTTGACTTCGTTTGTTAATGAGGCAGTATTAAACAAATCTGCCATACCAACAACTTCTAAATTTTTCTTATTCAGCAGTTCTTTTAGTAGTAGATTACTTTGAATCACTGGTTCTTCGTAAGAGGACCAATTTTCCACAAATAAACGCTGATTATCTTTAGCTAACTTCGAATATTCTTGGATAGCCCCTGAATATACTACATCCATCGATTTTTGAGTGGTAGAAACGTAATAGTTATAAGGAATCGAATATAACTTCGACAATAGAATTAATAGTATTAAGATAAGCGTAAAAATGAACCTCATCTTGCCTTTGCTGATAAATTTAAATATAAAGACTGCAGATAATAAGTTGAATATACATGAAGACACTAATAAATAATAACCAAACGGCCATCGCCAAATTAGCAATCCAATAATATATCCCAATGCCAAAGCATACAACCCAATGCAATAAATGACGGTTAATTTTTCTTCTACTGATTTATTTTTCATAGTGAACAAAAGAAAGAATAAAAAAGGGAGTAATGCCAGACAAATAATAAATACGTCCGGTTGCTGTTTGAGGTAATACAATAAATTATCCTTTATCAATTGGAAAGTAACTTTGTAAGTAGATGTATAATAACTTTCAGCATTTGAATCTCTAAATAAATAATGTGATCTCGCAAGTAGTACGCCTAGGACACTGCCAAAAGTAAATAAAGATATTCGTTTTGTCATCTCTTTTACAAACACATAGGAAAGTAATGTGCAAGTTAAACCAAAGGAAATTATTACCATAGAGGTTTCTTTTGACCAAACTGAGAGAACAGTGATGACAACAATGCCGGCGAAAGTTAAATAACTATGCTTGTTAATTTTCAGGAATAACCACACACATAAGAGCATCATAAATATAACCAAGTGTTCCGGTTTCCCTACCGTAAAAGCATTTTCTGCAATTGGTGATCCCGTCAAAAAAAGTAAAACTGCCAAAACACCGGACCATTTGTTATTCGTTAATTTATTGCTGATTAAAAATACTAAAATGGCAGATCCCAAGATAACTGTAGATTGGACTAAAAAGTAACCGAACGGCTGTCCTCCGGCTAAGAGAAAAGTTATTCTTTGATATAGCCAATAGACAGGAACAAATCTGCCCGAACTGATATTTGGATTAATCCATTCGTTACTGTGAAAGATATTTTTGCCAATCAAAACGCTTGTTGGCATATCTAAGTAGAACCAAGTTGACCCATAAACAGATGGGAATACTATGACTAGCCAAGCTAAAACAATTATGAAAACATATTTACCAGTTCGATTTGCAAATTCAATCATGATAACAGCTCCCCACGAAATTCCACATCAATCATCATAGTAATACATTTTTTCACAAAACTCCAGATTTCCATAATATAAATAAGAGAAACATACGACCGAGCAGACGTGGAACTTCTTAGGGTTATATGATCTAATATCGTCCTACAACGGTGTTGCCCTATACTTGTTTCCCGTAATTTTTAATTGTGTATAGATGTTTGTATTATTAGCATTCGCCCCTTGTAACTGTGCCGACAATTTAAAAGAACTTACATTTGATGTTGTTATATGATTTATTTGATTTCCTATTGTGCCTGTTTTGTCCTCTTTGATTAAGGCTACAGCTACTCCGGAACCATCGTAACTTAATAAATAAGAGCTCCTGTTTATTATAGTTCCTTCGAACTTGTTGATAGCCTTTGTTTGTTTCTTGTTCAGCTATTTGGGGATTTGGTTTGGAAAATGGATCTCTGCCGTACTTCCCGGCGTAGTTACAGTAATTCTAGGGGCATTTATACTTCTTGTTCTTAACGAAGCAAGCAATGATGGGTATTGTGCGGATCATCAAGAGTTCATCAATACTGTTCAAACTAGCAGCAGTGACGAAGATGATGCTGATCCGGATCTTCCTTATCCCGCAAGAAATTCCTACTCCAAGATTGTCGAGACTGGATGAAATCGTGAAACCTAAGATGAGCAGCCAAGCCATAAAACCACCTCATGTTGTTCAATTTGCTATTAATGTATGTGGTGTTGAGATAAAGGTGCAGGTACATGAGAAAAACTCAACAAACGATTCTCTGTTTTGGATCGTGTATAAGGAAAACTTCTCAACGCGATCTCATATACTATCATATAAATGATCTTAGGAAAGGGGCGGCAGAATGGAAAAGTTAGATCAATCAAAGGAACACCAGATCGGAGATCTGATCAAGCATCTATTGAAAAAGCATTCTCTCTCCATGCGCAAGCTTAGCAGTCTTTGTGGAATGGACACCGCTACCATTTCAAGGATAGTGAACGGCAAACAACAACCGAAGCTGATTCATCTGAAGCAATTTTCCGAACATCTAGATATTTCATTGGACAAACTGATTGAAGCTTCCGGTTATGACATAGTTGACGAAAAAAAAGAACGCGATATGGGGATCCTGAATTCACTTGATGAGATAGGGAAAATACTTGGGAATTCCAAATTATTCGATCCTCAAATTACGACAGCGCTAATCGAACAAGAATTGGTCAAGTATGAGCAATATGCGCAGACAGAAGAAGGCCACCGCATGATCTGTCACGAATTTACTGCCAAAGTAAACCAAGTAAACGGCGTCGGGCCATTCATCGAGCATTTGAAAGAAATGCATATGCGATACTGCGATGAAAACACACCTAGCAACTATCGAACTTTGCTGGGAAGCGCATTGTTATACTTTATTTTGTCAGCGGATATCATTCCTGACTATATCTTTCCGGTAGGTTATCTAGATGATGCCATCGCTGTCTACCTGGTCTTGGACCGACTGAATCAGAAGGGATATACAGCCTAACCAACAGTAAAAACGACCGCCCCCTTTAAATACAGGAAGCGGTCGTGAGTAAGATATGGCTAATTCAACTGTGCGAACAAGAGATACCTCAGTTAAGAGCAATAGGTTGTAGCCTACTGCTCTTTCTGCATTATCTGAAGCTGTTCGATTGCCCTGAAAGCTGTTGTTCAGCCATCTGGACCAAACGACGGGTAATGTTACCACCAATACGTCCAGCGTCTCTGGAAAGTAATTCACCGTGATACCCATCTTTCGGGAAATTGATCCCCAATTCTTGAGCCGCTTCATACTTCATTTGATCTAGCGCAGCCCGAGCCTCGTTTACTACGAGCTGATTTGAACTCCGATTATTTGCCATTATGTATCACCTCCATCATTTACCACATATTATGCTTCCCTTCTTTTCCTCCTATGCATAAATTTACTGGGATCACCTCTTTATCTTGAATGTTACAATTAGTATATCAACGCTGATATACAGGTGGTGTGCAAGATGCTCCTTCCTCCAACGCAACTGGACGAACGTGAAAAACCGTTTGATGATGAGCGGTACATATTTGAGCCTAAAATTAATGGGCACCGCCTCACCCTCTCTATGGAGGGGGGCGCAGTCCGACTATATACCCGCCATAATCATGATGTCACTCGGCAATATCCAGAGCTTTATAATGTACCGATTGAGGATAACTCCGATTTTGTCCTGGATGGCGAGGTTGCTTGTATTAATCCAGAATCGGGATCTATTGATTTCGAATTGGTTATGGAACGATTGACATTGAAGAAACCAATGCAAATACGAGAAGCAATAACCCTCCTGCCGGTTCACTTTTTTGTTTTTGATATTTTGAGATATAAAGGTGAGGATTTACGTGGATGGCCGCTTGTAGAACGCAAGAAGCTCCTGAGAGAGGTGCTATGTGCCAACAACTATATAAGTCCCCTCATGAGCGTAGACAATACTGGAGTTTCCTTATTTGATGCCATTCAAGGCAAGGAGCTTGAGGGTATTGTTGCTAAAAAGAAGGTAAGCAAATACTTTGACCAACCCGAAGATAATTGGATAAAAATCATTAACTACAACTATGCCGTAGTTCAGATTGTCGGGTACCGGAAAAATCAATTCGGATGGTTATTGGAGTATAGAGGAAAAAACGTAGGCATCCTAGACGTTGCTGTTCCTTCAGCGCATAAGAATGCATTCTTCGGAGTTTCAAAGGTATTATTAACTGGGGAAGACCGAAATTTTGTTTATGTGAAACCGCAAATAAATGCGCGAGTTAAGTTTCGGAGTTGGACACGGACGGGATTGCTTAGGAAGCCTGTGTTTGTGGAGTTTGTTGTTTAAGGTTAAATAATACTTAGCTCTTCGGGGTTCGTCGGTAGATCAAAGTGTAATTAATTGATTCAACCAAGAAAGCGCACTATACACAGGTATGGTGCGCTTTTTACAAATATGGAATGTAACACATTATCTAGCCGACTCTTCAGAACCCACATCATTGAAGAACTTCAAAGCATAGAGAGCGCATATTCCTACAATTGTAAAAATAACTCTGGAGGCCTTCCCGAAAATACCAGCAACTAAATCGTATTCAAATAAACCAATCAACAGCCAGTTAACCCCACCGATAATTAACAAAGCAAGCGCCACAATATTGAGTATTTTCATAATATCCTCCTTTGCATCTATGACTTTAAATCTAACAATATCTTCCCCTGAACATAACTATGTATTCATCCATCCCAAATCTTAATTGGATTTATCTTATTGAAATTGGCAGCGATAATGTTTTATTCTAGGTTTGTACGCATTATTCGATGGTACAATAAAATAAACTTCAGAATTATGGAGGATTAGTCATGCTAAACACAATTTCCCCCTATCAAGAGAACGTGCATGATAAATTAGTTGATATTTGGTATCGAGCAGTATGTCTTACTCACACATTTTTGGAAGAGAAGGATATTGAATTTTACCATCAGATGCTTCAAAATGGAGCGTTAAAAGAAGTTGAGATTTGGGTAGACTTTAACGAAAACAAAGAACCAACGGGATTTATTGGACTTGACAGATCAAAAATAGAAATGCTTTTCGTGGATACAAATTACCACGGGAAGGGAATTGGGAGCCGACTAATAAGGCATGCCGAAAAAATAAAAGGGAGCCCCCTCCAAGTTGATGTCAACGAGCAAAACGATAGAGCATGCGGATTTTATAAGAAATTTGGTTTTGTACAAACAGGACGGTCTGAGTTGGACAGCTCAGGACAGCCCTTTCCTCTACTTCATTTAGAATATAAGGCACCAGCACAATAAGAAAGAGCAGCAGGCATAATAGCCCGCTGCTCTTTCTTTATTATTTTCGCAGAACAATTAATAGTATCATTTAGAGAAATAAACTGTTACTGCCAAAGCATAACGCCCGGTGGAGATGAGTTATGTTTTCTAACACAAAAAATCCAACACTTGTCCGAACACAGAAAAAAAAGGATTTTCACCTTCATTTATGTTATATAACATAACACAAATTGTTGCGAAGATTAAATAATAACGCTATAATGACATCAACCTAATCGATTTTCGACAGAAATCGACACATAGTTACATTCATAATAGAAAAATATATCTAACAATGTGAGGTTTAATCTAAGTTGTCATAAATGATAGGAGGAACTTACCAGATGAACAAGACAATTAAGAAAACAAGTTTCGCCATCATTGCTATATCGTTCGCGGTTAGCAGCTTGCTCGTTGGATGCAGCAAGGATGAAAAAATTGAAAATGTACAGACTGAGCCTACTCCACCTCGTTCTATCGATGTTGTTGAACTAGGACTCACAGGCTCCCTCGCTTTACTTGAAAGTGGAGATGCAACCTCCTTCGAGCTTACATCCAGTTACTTGGCTCGAATTAAGGCATACGATGATGCATACGGTTCCGAACCAGGGTTGCATGCGATTATTACCGTAAATAAGAATGCATTGGACGAAGCGAAACAGCTTGATGAAGAACGTGCTGCCGGCACACTGCGTGGCCCTTTACACGGCGTCCCCTTAATTATTAAGGACAACTTCGCAACCAAAGACATGCCGACAACGAATGGGTCTATCGCCTTCGCGGATTACCAGACCGATAAAGATGCGACTATCGTTAACAAGCTGCGCGAAGCTGGAGCCATTATCTTAGCCAAATCCAACTTATCCGAGTTCGCATGGTCCGGAGAAGATTCCATTAGCAGCATCCGGGGAGAAGTACGGAACCCCTACGATCAGACGCGTACATCCAGTGGCTCAAGTGGTGGCACGGCTGCAGCAATATCGGCAAGTATGGGAGCTGCTGGTTTCGGATCGGATACGTATGGTTCAATTCGTAATCCAAGCGCACACCAGAGTCTCGTCGGGGTCCGTACAACTAAAGGCTTGGTGAGCACCGCAGGCATAACGCCTCAAGTAGCTTACCTCGATACTGCAGGTCCTATGACAATAAGCGTCACAGATGCTGCAATTCTGCTTGACGTGGTTGCGGGGTATGATCCAGAAGATCCTTATACAAACGCCATTCAGGGTAAGAAATTGGGATCCTATGCGAGTTCGCTTAGTAATAGTTCACTTAAAGGCAAGAAAATAGGCTTTGTTGACCTCTCCGATGATCCTGACGGAACCTATGCGAAATTCGCTGATGAACGCAATAGGGTCAAAGTGTTAATCAATCAGGCGAAAGCCGACATCGAGGCGCAGGGTGCAACAGTGGTACTTATCAAGGAGTCTGATTTCTCCTCAATGTGGAATCACATTGAATGGGATAGCATCAAATATTATATTGATGACTGGTTCACAAAGATCCCAGCGAATTGGCCGAATCATCTTGCCGAATTGGCCGAGCCTACTAACGCCCTGACCCTAGACGACTATATTGCTGATGGCCGGGCTATCCAGGAGATTGCAGATTCCAAGGACTGGTTGCTAACAGCAAGCAAACCTTCAGTATTCGAGGAAGATGTCGCACGCAAATCTGTCAACTTAGAAAAATTCAAGGCCTTGTATACAAAGCTAGGACTTGATGCCATTGTCTATGCAACAGATTCAATAACAGCATCCAAAATAACCGGGGATGATAAATTCCATAATGATGCATGGTCCGCATTGGCCTCCGGCCTCGGTCTTCCAGTCGTAACTGTACCGGCAGGGTTCACATCCAGCGGCCTTCCTGTTGGACTCTCTCTATTGGGCCTTCCTTATTCAGAAGGAGAACTACTCTCCTATGCTTACAACTACGAGCAAGCGACACATCATCGGGTAGCTCCATCCAGCACACCGAAGCTATAATACACAAATAAATAAAACAATCACTCTATCGTGGAGTGATTGTTTTATTTGCAAAACATGCTAGATGATTATAATCAGACCCACTAACCAAAGCCTAATAGGCTCCGATAGGCACCTTAATCGGCTTACGGTCTCTGAATACAGTCAATTCCGTATATCCCACTTCTATTGCAGCTGCCCTCGCCTCGTCTAGTAACGTTCCGATATCATCAGGAAAATGAGCGTCAGAGGACAAAGTAAGCGGCACATGGTACTGGGCTAGAACGGACAAAAACAAGGGACTCGGGCAGCTTTCGGCAATTGGAAATCGATAGGCTAGGCCGGTATTAATTTCTGTTGCAACTCCACCAAGTATCATTTCCTCTGCTACCTTTCTGTAAAAGGGAAGCAAGTCGTCCTCATTAGCTGGACGGAAGCCAAATACTTTCAGATTATCTGGGTGGGCTATTATTTGAAACAAACCCGACATACAGGCTTGCCGAAGCATTTCGTAATAACGAGCGTAAGTTTCTAGAGGCTCCAGCTTCTTAAACTCAGCTTGTGTCTCTGGATTGTCAAAGCCCCAGCCTTCAATGAAATGAACTGAACCAATAATATAATCCCACTCATATTCAGCTAATAGAGCTCGAAGATCATCTTCTCCACCTGGGAAAAAATCCGCCTCTACCCCTAACGCTAAATCCGGACGAGTTTTCTTCGCCTCTGTCACAAATCTAACAAAATCGGAGAGCGAAGCCACGCAAACCTGATCCAGCCAAGCTTGCTGCAGCTTGCCGATAGGACTGTCATCTAACAGCATATGCTTCTCGTAATAAGGCCGGCATTCCTTAAAGCGGTACAAATGATCAACTACACCGAATGCTTTAATGCCTCTCGCACGACCTAGGGTCAAATACCGATCCAACCACTCTTCACTAAAGCTTCCCGCATGAAGCCTGTTATTCATCAGCTTTGACATTTCCTCGGCATATTGAAGTGTATGATGTCCAAGTGCCTGATCC
This portion of the Cohnella abietis genome encodes:
- a CDS encoding acyltransferase family protein, which translates into the protein MNVAKGIGIIAVVIGHSTTNINLLNFIYLFHMPLFFFVSGYFYKDKNTLSPWEFFKKKVTGLYVPFITFELISLVLHNAFLNWGIYTSQMTNNYSIQEFIAIAQQILSFNHTQIMTFTFWFFPSLFFSSMMFLMINMVANKAGRYSEVCKLIMVVAISAAGFILIKHNIVLSWSLRTSMVAIVLFYCGYLFKRFEDKIKSNIGIAIFCAVVLLFNMVKRVDMSTDVYINPVFFYMNALMGIYLIIFISKFICRKYGSLNFLNYCGKKTIIIMATQYLGLYYGRMITSYIEANIYSKMQVSSVIVSNTWVIVALCGLFVPLAIQYIIDRLVTLKMNARKQAITLKV
- a CDS encoding helix-turn-helix domain-containing protein, producing the protein MEKLDQSKEHQIGDLIKHLLKKHSLSMRKLSSLCGMDTATISRIVNGKQQPKLIHLKQFSEHLDISLDKLIEASGYDIVDEKKERDMGILNSLDEIGKILGNSKLFDPQITTALIEQELVKYEQYAQTEEGHRMICHEFTAKVNQVNGVGPFIEHLKEMHMRYCDENTPSNYRTLLGSALLYFILSADIIPDYIFPVGYLDDAIAVYLVLDRLNQKGYTA
- a CDS encoding alpha/beta-type small acid-soluble spore protein; the protein is MANNRSSNQLVVNEARAALDQMKYEAAQELGINFPKDGYHGELLSRDAGRIGGNITRRLVQMAEQQLSGQSNSFR
- a CDS encoding ATP-dependent DNA ligase, translating into MLLPPTQLDEREKPFDDERYIFEPKINGHRLTLSMEGGAVRLYTRHNHDVTRQYPELYNVPIEDNSDFVLDGEVACINPESGSIDFELVMERLTLKKPMQIREAITLLPVHFFVFDILRYKGEDLRGWPLVERKKLLREVLCANNYISPLMSVDNTGVSLFDAIQGKELEGIVAKKKVSKYFDQPEDNWIKIINYNYAVVQIVGYRKNQFGWLLEYRGKNVGILDVAVPSAHKNAFFGVSKVLLTGEDRNFVYVKPQINARVKFRSWTRTGLLRKPVFVEFVV
- a CDS encoding DUF378 domain-containing protein, with amino-acid sequence MKILNIVALALLIIGGVNWLLIGLFEYDLVAGIFGKASRVIFTIVGICALYALKFFNDVGSEESAR
- a CDS encoding acetyltransferase → MLNTISPYQENVHDKLVDIWYRAVCLTHTFLEEKDIEFYHQMLQNGALKEVEIWVDFNENKEPTGFIGLDRSKIEMLFVDTNYHGKGIGSRLIRHAEKIKGSPLQVDVNEQNDRACGFYKKFGFVQTGRSELDSSGQPFPLLHLEYKAPAQ
- a CDS encoding amidase; the protein is MNKTIKKTSFAIIAISFAVSSLLVGCSKDEKIENVQTEPTPPRSIDVVELGLTGSLALLESGDATSFELTSSYLARIKAYDDAYGSEPGLHAIITVNKNALDEAKQLDEERAAGTLRGPLHGVPLIIKDNFATKDMPTTNGSIAFADYQTDKDATIVNKLREAGAIILAKSNLSEFAWSGEDSISSIRGEVRNPYDQTRTSSGSSGGTAAAISASMGAAGFGSDTYGSIRNPSAHQSLVGVRTTKGLVSTAGITPQVAYLDTAGPMTISVTDAAILLDVVAGYDPEDPYTNAIQGKKLGSYASSLSNSSLKGKKIGFVDLSDDPDGTYAKFADERNRVKVLINQAKADIEAQGATVVLIKESDFSSMWNHIEWDSIKYYIDDWFTKIPANWPNHLAELAEPTNALTLDDYIADGRAIQEIADSKDWLLTASKPSVFEEDVARKSVNLEKFKALYTKLGLDAIVYATDSITASKITGDDKFHNDAWSALASGLGLPVVTVPAGFTSSGLPVGLSLLGLPYSEGELLSYAYNYEQATHHRVAPSSTPKL
- a CDS encoding PHP domain-containing protein; translation: MKVDMHFHLEEGPYSLRWLSRTLQALAATEPKPDQALGHHTLQYAEEMSKLMNNRLHAGSFSEEWLDRYLTLGRARGIKAFGVVDHLYRFKECRPYYEKHMLLDDSPIGKLQQAWLDQVCVASLSDFVRFVTEAKKTRPDLALGVEADFFPGGEDDLRALLAEYEWDYIIGSVHFIEGWGFDNPETQAEFKKLEPLETYARYYEMLRQACMSGLFQIIAHPDNLKVFGFRPANEDDLLPFYRKVAEEMILGGVATEINTGLAYRFPIAESCPSPLFLSVLAQYHVPLTLSSDAHFPDDIGTLLDEARAAAIEVGYTELTVFRDRKPIKVPIGAY